In one window of Candidatus Scalindua sp. DNA:
- a CDS encoding dual specificity protein phosphatase family protein produces MIRNFSWLIEGEVAGMAKPTASIGDFEFLKDTGVEAIVSLSEAPLNQNLVKMFCFQVIHIPIRDFATPSLKQIEEFVEFARRARADAKKIAVHCDAGIGRTGTMLACYLVNRGYSAEEAIEEVREKRPGSIETAEQEEVVNEYAEACEGK; encoded by the coding sequence ATGATTAGAAACTTTAGCTGGTTAATAGAGGGCGAAGTGGCGGGTATGGCAAAGCCAACAGCCTCAATTGGTGATTTCGAGTTCCTTAAGGATACCGGTGTAGAAGCGATAGTATCACTTTCTGAAGCTCCACTCAACCAGAATCTGGTAAAAATGTTTTGTTTTCAGGTGATCCACATACCAATCAGGGATTTTGCCACTCCAAGCCTGAAACAGATAGAGGAATTTGTGGAATTTGCCAGGAGAGCAAGAGCTGATGCAAAAAAAATTGCCGTTCATTGTGATGCTGGGATCGGCAGAACAGGGACTATGCTGGCATGCTATCTGGTGAACAGGGGATATAGCGCTGAGGAGGCAATAGAAGAAGTCAGGGAGAAAAGGCCGGGTTCCATAGAAACGGCTGAGCAGGAAGAAGTTGTTAATGAGTATGCAGAGGCATGTGAGGGTAAATAA
- a CDS encoding trypsin-like peptidase domain-containing protein — protein sequence MKAIFVYLSGSKRGKTEFFTDKQISIGTDPSCNARFEPSLDRNTSPLHAEIHFEKCTYILKDLDSTEGTFVNNRLIKEVVLQDSDLIEFGDNGPRVRFRIKAEEGDVCKPFREMLADSMDLARETHKGRRLTTATLFFKTLLYEAYTQSSLQFKVLSFIIFVIIFGGVVALSHTIYTTLAETTKRIEVLELKSTVAEKIIRNFSGGVCLIQCSFSLIDELTGEPLKSWSDGSLLTNDYTGTGFLVSKDGMVLTNHHIAEPWWGKSAQFVSIRKGFKPRFEVFRAFFPNVKEPFPLKIERVSEEADVALLSFDPRGIAIPVLELDAGQIEAIEGEPVVLIGYPAGLSALFAKTDPDLAREISQLPFIQAAQELSDRALIRPITTQGHISDVLKERIIYDAQTTVGGSGGPLFNNKGRVVAVNYGIFRGFGGANFGVPIKHALVLIEEGRRE from the coding sequence ATGAAGGCAATATTTGTTTATCTGTCCGGAAGTAAGAGAGGTAAAACAGAGTTTTTTACTGATAAGCAGATCAGCATCGGTACAGATCCTTCCTGCAATGCACGATTTGAACCGTCTCTTGATAGAAATACCTCACCTCTCCATGCGGAAATACACTTTGAAAAATGTACTTATATACTTAAGGATTTGGATAGTACAGAGGGTACATTTGTTAACAACAGGCTGATCAAAGAAGTAGTTCTGCAGGATAGTGATCTCATTGAATTTGGTGACAATGGGCCAAGAGTACGTTTCAGGATTAAGGCTGAAGAGGGTGACGTGTGTAAACCCTTCAGGGAGATGTTAGCAGACTCTATGGATCTTGCAAGGGAAACTCACAAGGGCAGGAGACTGACGACAGCGACACTCTTTTTTAAAACATTATTGTATGAAGCTTACACCCAATCCTCTTTACAGTTTAAGGTATTGAGTTTCATAATTTTTGTCATCATTTTCGGAGGTGTTGTTGCTCTCTCTCATACTATATATACGACGCTGGCCGAGACAACGAAAAGGATTGAGGTTTTAGAGTTAAAAAGTACTGTTGCCGAAAAAATCATTAGAAACTTTAGTGGTGGTGTATGTCTCATTCAATGTTCCTTTTCGTTGATTGATGAATTAACGGGAGAACCATTAAAATCCTGGAGCGATGGAAGTTTGCTGACAAACGATTATACGGGAACAGGGTTTTTGGTCAGCAAAGACGGTATGGTATTAACGAATCATCATATTGCAGAGCCGTGGTGGGGGAAAAGTGCTCAATTTGTCTCAATACGAAAAGGCTTTAAGCCCAGATTTGAGGTGTTCAGGGCGTTTTTTCCAAATGTAAAGGAACCATTTCCTCTTAAAATTGAGAGAGTATCTGAAGAAGCTGATGTTGCGCTGCTGAGTTTTGATCCAAGGGGTATTGCTATTCCGGTACTTGAATTAGACGCTGGACAAATAGAGGCTATAGAGGGAGAGCCAGTTGTGTTAATAGGCTATCCCGCAGGATTGAGTGCACTTTTTGCAAAAACGGATCCGGACCTTGCACGGGAGATTTCTCAATTACCTTTTATTCAAGCGGCACAGGAACTGTCAGACAGGGCTTTGATAAGGCCAATAACTACTCAAGGTCATATCAGTGATGTTTTAAAGGAGAGGATTATTTATGATGCGCAGACAACTGTCGGTGGTAGCGGTGGCCCTCTCTTCAACAATAAAGGCAGGGTTGTTGCGGTCAATTACGGTATATTTCGTGGTTTTGGTGGGGCAAACTTCGGGGTTCCGATAAAACATGCCCTGGTGCTGATCGAAGAGGGAAGGCGTGAATAG
- a CDS encoding DUF2703 domain-containing protein produces MNKLMPIMFFITVLVFSVIACNPGNLVAETAIVHANRGWQRTDIILKGLCTLKWKVNEDDYWSFNPEIFPDGHSADGLDVPALHSYALPEENIGMLLGRVGGGSIISMGLSGSRYVTPKEGGEYLYLTMNDDLIGLYANGFKDNTGELMVFIKQTPLDKIRIDLLFVEGCPGYEQVVKFIDEIVEEKGISADINLIEIDNSGDAGRLQFTGSPTVRVGGMDIERDLAGSKEYGLRNRLYHREGKVYSYPSKRMIEDAIREMELQK; encoded by the coding sequence ATGAATAAACTGATGCCGATTATGTTTTTTATAACGGTACTTGTTTTCTCCGTTATAGCGTGCAATCCGGGAAATCTTGTTGCCGAGACCGCCATCGTTCATGCCAATAGAGGATGGCAAAGAACCGACATAATATTAAAGGGCCTGTGTACCCTTAAATGGAAAGTGAATGAAGATGATTATTGGAGCTTTAACCCTGAAATTTTTCCAGATGGCCATAGCGCTGATGGATTAGATGTACCTGCTTTACATAGTTATGCACTCCCAGAAGAAAATATAGGTATGCTTCTTGGTAGAGTAGGAGGCGGTAGCATCATATCAATGGGTTTGTCTGGTTCAAGGTATGTTACACCAAAAGAGGGTGGAGAATATTTATACCTAACGATGAATGATGACTTGATTGGTTTGTACGCAAACGGATTTAAAGATAATACCGGTGAACTGATGGTTTTCATAAAACAGACACCTTTGGATAAAATCAGAATAGATCTCTTGTTTGTTGAGGGGTGTCCTGGTTACGAACAGGTTGTGAAATTTATCGATGAGATCGTTGAAGAAAAAGGGATTTCTGCGGATATAAACTTGATTGAAATTGACAACTCTGGCGATGCCGGTCGGTTGCAGTTTACAGGGTCTCCGACGGTGAGAGTTGGTGGAATGGATATTGAAAGAGACCTGGCAGGATCCAAAGAGTATGGTCTGAGGAACCGTTTGTATCATCGAGAGGGAAAGGTCTATTCTTATCCTTCGAAACGTATGATTGAAGATGCGATCAGGGAGATGGAATTACAAAAATAA
- a CDS encoding adenylate kinase, whose protein sequence is MRFVFLGPPGVGKGTQAENVGVQKNIPHISSGNLLREAIKDGSEIGFKAKNFIDRGLLVPDDLIVSIVISEIDSSKCRNGFILDGFPRNNSQAEILDCTLTGKGIQLDRVFYFTASEHIIIERIAGRRICTSCDAQYHILYKPPLKENICDKCGSMILQRKDDNPDTVLVRLKVYQEQTEGLIEYYKRNKKLVEINCNGDVIEIRKKILAVLGSVEDGGVR, encoded by the coding sequence ATGAGATTTGTTTTTTTGGGACCTCCTGGTGTAGGTAAAGGTACACAGGCGGAAAATGTTGGTGTTCAAAAAAACATTCCTCATATTTCATCCGGTAATCTTCTCAGAGAAGCTATCAAAGATGGGTCAGAGATAGGATTTAAAGCCAAGAACTTTATTGACAGAGGCCTTCTTGTTCCTGATGATTTAATTGTTTCAATAGTAATAAGTGAGATCGATTCGAGTAAATGCAGAAATGGATTTATCCTGGACGGGTTTCCAAGGAATAATTCTCAGGCTGAGATTCTCGATTGTACGTTAACGGGGAAGGGGATACAGCTTGATAGGGTATTCTATTTTACCGCTTCTGAGCATATTATTATTGAACGAATAGCGGGGCGACGGATATGCACATCATGCGATGCGCAATATCATATATTGTATAAGCCTCCTTTGAAAGAAAATATATGTGATAAATGCGGATCGATGATATTACAACGCAAGGATGATAATCCTGACACTGTTTTAGTTCGCTTGAAAGTGTATCAGGAGCAAACAGAGGGTTTGATAGAGTATTACAAACGCAATAAAAAACTCGTTGAAATCAATTGTAACGGTGATGTGATCGAGATAAGGAAAAAAATTCTGGCTGTTTTAGGATCTGTAGAAGATGGTGGAGTGAGGTAG
- the map gene encoding type I methionyl aminopeptidase, with amino-acid sequence MITCKSEREIELMRKAGRIVADALALARDLAKNNVTTETLNSELEKYVIQKGGKPVFKGYRGYPKSICTSINEEIVHGIPSERSLKDGDILSVDIGVEYRNYVADAAITIPIGVVSHDVQKLLNVCETSLMKAIGILRSNIKLSEVSRMIQNYVESNGFSVVRDYTGHGIGRQMHEEPQIPNFVNDELLKDDKTLLKGMALAIEPMICAGGYATEVLKNNWTVTTRDRKFSAHYEHTVVVTEDGADILTK; translated from the coding sequence TTGATAACTTGTAAGTCTGAACGTGAGATTGAGTTAATGCGGAAGGCCGGTAGGATTGTTGCTGACGCACTGGCGTTGGCCAGGGACCTTGCGAAAAATAACGTTACTACAGAAACTCTTAATTCAGAACTGGAAAAATACGTTATACAAAAAGGTGGTAAACCTGTGTTTAAGGGTTATAGGGGATATCCTAAGAGTATATGTACCTCTATTAATGAGGAGATTGTACACGGAATACCAAGCGAAAGAAGCCTTAAAGATGGAGATATTTTAAGTGTTGATATTGGAGTAGAGTATCGTAATTACGTTGCAGATGCCGCGATAACCATTCCTATCGGTGTAGTCTCCCACGATGTTCAAAAACTACTGAATGTATGTGAAACATCGCTTATGAAAGCGATAGGAATATTACGATCAAATATCAAGCTGTCTGAGGTTTCAAGGATGATACAGAATTATGTTGAGAGTAACGGTTTTTCTGTCGTAAGGGACTATACCGGACATGGTATAGGGAGGCAGATGCATGAAGAACCGCAGATTCCAAATTTTGTGAATGATGAGCTTTTGAAGGATGACAAGACGTTATTAAAGGGGATGGCACTCGCGATTGAACCAATGATATGTGCGGGAGGGTACGCAACCGAAGTACTTAAAAACAACTGGACTGTCACGACAAGAGACAGGAAATTTTCTGCACACTATGAACACACTGTGGTCGTAACAGAAGATGGAGCTGACATACTAACCAAATAA
- a CDS encoding secondary thiamine-phosphate synthase enzyme YjbQ → MKSYRKELWFHVASRRGFINITDHVMSCLKDSGVKEGFVLVNAMHITASVFINDDEPGLHHDYEQWLEKLAPHEPVSQYHHNNTGEDNGDAHLKRQVMGREIVVAITEGKLDFGPWEQIFYGEFDGMRRKRVLVKIIGE, encoded by the coding sequence ATGAAAAGTTATCGCAAAGAACTATGGTTTCACGTTGCTAGCAGAAGAGGTTTTATCAACATTACAGATCATGTAATGAGCTGCCTTAAAGACAGTGGAGTCAAAGAAGGCTTTGTTCTGGTTAACGCTATGCACATAACGGCTTCGGTTTTTATCAATGATGATGAACCAGGTCTCCATCATGACTACGAACAATGGTTAGAAAAATTAGCGCCTCACGAACCTGTGTCACAATATCATCACAACAACACCGGAGAAGACAATGGGGACGCACACCTTAAACGACAGGTTATGGGGAGAGAAATAGTTGTGGCAATAACTGAGGGTAAGTTAGATTTTGGTCCCTGGGAACAGATCTTTTACGGAGAGTTTGATGGCATGAGAAGGAAAAGAGTGTTAGTGAAAATTATTGGAGAATAA
- a CDS encoding SAM-dependent methyltransferase — protein sequence MLNKLEIRNFLNESDDLIKYIGLQDNYGALRKDMEKKFNEIVGFCEKILEVLTKFDNKKEIVFVEGSCGKSYLSFVLNHILLVKLGINAVFYGVDTNTDLIRKCAETQHLLGFSNMNFQVAKTIDFVFDGPVDILIALHACDTATDEAIAKGIMLDAKHIMVVPCCQGQVRSQIKKQHMLSGITQFGLLRYKFANILTDALRSQFLSGSGYFVELFEIVSPRLSPKNVLISARKIKNRHKRNLDEYFELSNMFNTHFGLEDLFFNNRMNDSLLKTS from the coding sequence ATGTTAAATAAGCTGGAAATTAGGAATTTTCTCAATGAGAGCGATGATTTAATTAAATACATAGGTCTTCAAGATAACTATGGAGCTCTCAGGAAAGATATGGAAAAGAAGTTCAATGAAATTGTCGGATTTTGCGAAAAAATTTTAGAGGTTTTAACAAAATTTGATAATAAAAAAGAAATTGTCTTTGTAGAAGGTTCATGTGGTAAATCCTATCTCTCTTTCGTGCTGAACCACATTTTGTTAGTAAAACTTGGTATAAATGCTGTTTTCTATGGTGTTGATACCAATACAGATTTGATTCGAAAATGTGCTGAAACCCAGCACTTGCTGGGATTTTCGAATATGAATTTCCAGGTAGCAAAGACTATAGACTTTGTTTTTGATGGACCGGTCGATATTCTCATCGCTCTACATGCCTGTGATACGGCAACTGACGAGGCTATTGCGAAAGGAATTATGCTTGATGCAAAACATATCATGGTAGTTCCCTGCTGTCAAGGTCAGGTACGGTCACAGATCAAGAAGCAACATATGTTAAGTGGCATTACTCAGTTTGGATTATTGCGTTATAAGTTTGCAAATATATTAACCGATGCATTGCGATCTCAATTTCTTTCGGGAAGCGGTTACTTTGTTGAGCTATTTGAAATTGTATCACCCAGATTGAGTCCAAAGAATGTTCTCATCTCAGCAAGAAAGATAAAGAATAGACATAAGCGAAATCTCGATGAATATTTTGAATTGAGCAATATGTTTAATACACATTTTGGTCTGGAGGATCTGTTCTTCAATAATCGTATGAATGACTCCTTATTGAAAACAAGTTGA
- the rpsK gene encoding 30S ribosomal protein S11 encodes MGKKKTKRSVVKAIANVKATFNNTYITISDTNGETLCWASAGTVGFKGSRKSTPFASQRAAKTVAEKARRKFGVKEVEVRVKGPGPGRESAITALQEAGLLVKAIEDVTPLPHNGCRPRKKRRV; translated from the coding sequence ATGGGAAAGAAAAAGACGAAGCGGAGTGTTGTTAAGGCAATTGCTAATGTTAAGGCAACTTTTAATAATACCTATATAACTATATCGGATACAAATGGTGAAACCTTGTGTTGGGCCAGTGCCGGTACAGTAGGTTTCAAGGGGTCGAGAAAGAGCACACCATTTGCGTCACAAAGAGCTGCAAAAACGGTAGCAGAAAAAGCTCGCCGTAAATTTGGTGTAAAAGAGGTAGAAGTTCGCGTTAAAGGGCCGGGGCCAGGAAGGGAATCGGCGATAACAGCTCTACAGGAAGCGGGGCTTTTAGTAAAGGCAATTGAGGATGTTACTCCTCTACCTCATAACGGTTGCCGTCCTAGAAAGAAGAGGAGAGTTTAG
- the rpsD gene encoding 30S ribosomal protein S4: protein MARYIDSKCKLCRREGVKLLLKGSRCDTAKCSVAKRKSIPGQKSRRIRKLSDYGIHFREKQKLKRFYGVFERQFRNYFAKSERTEGNTGQNLLVLLERRLDNVLFHLGYGLSRSHARQVINHGHVTVNGRKVDIPSFLVKAGDVIKPKNSEKCIEMVKLNVDTRKSRGVPAWLEFDDASLEGRILHLPTQDDVSIEIQEQLVVELCSK, encoded by the coding sequence ATGGCTAGATACATAGATTCGAAATGCAAATTATGTAGGAGAGAGGGTGTAAAACTGCTTTTAAAAGGTAGCCGGTGTGATACAGCTAAGTGCAGTGTTGCTAAACGAAAATCGATTCCAGGTCAAAAATCTAGAAGGATAAGGAAGCTATCGGATTACGGGATACACTTTAGAGAGAAACAGAAATTAAAACGATTTTATGGAGTTTTCGAGAGGCAGTTTAGAAATTATTTTGCCAAGTCGGAACGGACAGAGGGAAATACCGGGCAGAACCTTCTTGTTTTGTTAGAGAGAAGGCTGGACAACGTTTTGTTTCATCTCGGTTATGGTTTGTCACGTAGCCATGCAAGGCAGGTAATTAACCATGGTCATGTTACGGTGAATGGCAGGAAGGTTGATATTCCTTCTTTTTTAGTTAAGGCCGGAGATGTAATTAAACCAAAAAACAGTGAAAAGTGTATTGAAATGGTAAAACTGAATGTTGATACTCGTAAGAGTAGGGGTGTACCTGCCTGGCTAGAATTTGATGATGCTTCATTGGAGGGACGTATTCTCCATTTGCCTACTCAAGACGATGTTTCAATAGAAATACAGGAGCAACTTGTTGTAGAGCTTTGTTCTAAATGA
- the rpsM gene encoding 30S ribosomal protein S13, which yields MPRIAGVDIPNDKRLLISLTYIYGISRVLSHRALESLKIDENIRAKDISEEDLASLVAYIEKNYIVEGQLRRQESQNIARLKNIGCHRGMRHRVGLPVRGQRTKTNARTRKGKRRTVAGKKSVKEMKG from the coding sequence ATGCCAAGAATTGCGGGGGTAGATATTCCCAATGATAAAAGGTTGTTAATATCATTAACCTATATCTATGGTATCAGCAGGGTTTTGTCTCATAGAGCCTTGGAATCATTAAAGATTGATGAAAATATCAGGGCAAAAGATATTTCAGAAGAGGACCTTGCGTCGTTAGTCGCTTATATAGAGAAAAACTATATAGTTGAAGGTCAGTTAAGAAGACAGGAAAGTCAGAACATTGCCCGTTTGAAAAATATTGGATGTCATAGAGGAATGAGGCACCGGGTAGGATTGCCGGTGAGGGGGCAAAGGACAAAAACAAATGCACGCACAAGGAAGGGAAAAAGAAGAACTGTTGCTGGGAAAAAGAGCGTCAAAGAGATGAAAGGGTAG
- the rplQ gene encoding 50S ribosomal protein L17, whose protein sequence is MRHRKREKHLGRTSSHRKALRRNLAISLFTYGRIVTTKEKAKFVRPFVERIITLAKKGVAKREDRVAFIHYYRQVLSRLNNKEVVRKLFGEGKWHETGGIAHRYIVRSGGYTRILRLSGSRMGVLTGSSVGDIPELEYKMEGLQRKLRLVGNRLGDNASQVIFELVEDESTEENEVQPKVTVSKEKK, encoded by the coding sequence ATGAGACATAGAAAAAGAGAAAAACACCTCGGGAGAACATCCAGTCACAGAAAAGCTCTAAGGCGTAATTTGGCCATAAGCTTATTTACCTATGGAAGAATTGTAACGACAAAGGAGAAAGCAAAATTTGTTCGCCCTTTTGTGGAGAGAATTATTACGCTAGCTAAGAAAGGTGTTGCCAAGAGAGAAGATAGGGTTGCTTTTATTCACTATTATAGACAGGTGCTGTCTCGCTTGAACAATAAAGAGGTAGTAAGGAAGCTGTTTGGTGAAGGTAAATGGCACGAAACAGGGGGTATCGCACACAGATATATCGTCCGAAGTGGCGGTTATACACGGATCCTGAGACTTTCTGGCAGCAGAATGGGGGTTTTGACCGGGAGCAGCGTTGGAGATATCCCGGAACTGGAATATAAAATGGAAGGTTTGCAAAGAAAACTTCGTTTGGTTGGGAACAGGTTAGGAGATAATGCGAGTCAGGTGATTTTTGAGCTTGTTGAAGACGAAAGCACTGAAGAAAACGAAGTACAACCAAAAGTGACAGTTTCCAAAGAGAAGAAATAG
- the infA gene encoding translation initiation factor IF-1: MAKEEPIKVEAIVKESLPNAMFRVKLENGHEVLAHVSGKMRMHFIRILPGDKVTIEMSPYDLSKGRIIYRQG; the protein is encoded by the coding sequence ATGGCTAAAGAAGAACCTATCAAGGTAGAAGCGATTGTCAAAGAATCATTGCCAAATGCAATGTTTCGTGTAAAACTGGAGAATGGGCATGAGGTACTCGCTCATGTGTCAGGTAAGATGAGGATGCATTTTATTCGTATACTCCCTGGTGACAAAGTAACCATAGAAATGTCACCCTACGATCTCAGCAAGGGGAGAATTATTTATCGTCAGGGGTGA
- a CDS encoding DNA-directed RNA polymerase subunit alpha, translated as MRIRWRDFELPTKVIVDKETYTDTYGKFFVEPFERGFGSTIGNSLRRVLLSSIEGSAITSVRFEGIKHEFGIIPGVVEDVTDIILNIKNVFVKLHSDNPRMIRIEATKKGEVQAKDIITDEAVEIINGDLHIATLNDQTRFVVEMEVRNGRGYKTAEEVAVSNREIDVIPIDAVFSPIRRTKVYTEETRVGRKTNYDRLIIEIWTNGSILPEMALVESTKILRKHLNPFIHYFELGRELPQAGEKLLEITEAPEEVEISDEGVDQKLSIPVTELDLSVRAANCLEMANIKTIGEIVGKREDELLELKNFGKTTLNEIKKKLTQIGLSFKMMEEANQVGKEMSYET; from the coding sequence ATGCGTATAAGATGGAGGGATTTTGAATTACCAACAAAAGTAATTGTAGACAAGGAAACATATACAGATACTTATGGAAAGTTTTTTGTGGAGCCTTTCGAGAGAGGGTTTGGGAGTACGATTGGTAACAGTTTGAGAAGGGTATTGCTGTCGTCTATTGAAGGAAGTGCAATTACTTCGGTTAGGTTCGAGGGCATTAAGCATGAGTTCGGGATTATCCCGGGAGTTGTTGAAGATGTAACGGATATTATCCTTAATATTAAAAATGTTTTTGTAAAGCTGCATTCTGATAATCCGAGAATGATCAGAATAGAAGCAACAAAAAAGGGAGAAGTCCAGGCAAAAGATATTATAACTGATGAAGCTGTTGAAATTATTAATGGAGATCTTCACATTGCTACTCTTAACGATCAAACAAGATTTGTGGTTGAAATGGAGGTAAGAAATGGGAGAGGTTATAAAACTGCCGAGGAAGTTGCTGTTAGCAATCGCGAAATAGATGTCATTCCCATAGATGCGGTATTTTCTCCAATTCGGAGAACTAAGGTGTATACTGAAGAAACAAGAGTTGGCAGAAAGACTAATTACGACAGACTGATAATTGAAATCTGGACAAATGGTTCGATCCTGCCCGAGATGGCTTTGGTTGAGTCGACAAAAATTCTGAGAAAACATCTCAACCCATTTATTCATTATTTTGAATTGGGAAGAGAGTTGCCGCAAGCCGGTGAAAAATTACTCGAAATAACCGAAGCTCCTGAAGAAGTAGAAATATCTGATGAAGGTGTTGATCAAAAATTGTCTATTCCTGTAACCGAACTAGATCTCTCTGTCAGGGCGGCAAATTGTCTTGAGATGGCAAACATTAAAACCATTGGAGAAATTGTCGGGAAACGGGAAGATGAATTGCTGGAACTCAAAAACTTTGGTAAAACGACTTTAAATGAGATTAAGAAGAAGCTTACACAGATAGGGTTGTCTTTTAAAATGATGGAAGAAGCAAATCAGGTTGGAAAGGAAATGTCATATGAGACATAG
- the rpmJ gene encoding 50S ribosomal protein L36: MKVRSSVKRICENCKIIRRNKIVRVICENPRHKQRQGK; the protein is encoded by the coding sequence ATGAAGGTACGCTCGTCTGTCAAAAGAATATGTGAGAATTGTAAGATAATTAGAAGAAATAAGATTGTAAGGGTTATTTGTGAAAATCCAAGACACAAACAAAGACAAGGTAAATAA
- a CDS encoding Do family serine endopeptidase, translated as MRKYFMVFFIALVCGGMSLSGTTSNAETDAEKLDMLSKKLEELSGSAQTLEESLEFVAEYVKPSVVSLTTVKTFKHPSQGFHGDRGERGRDPFHDFYGKNYDRYKQKAPEREFKAQSLGSGVIVQVDGTNGYILTNNHVVENMEELKVKLGNKREYDAVIIGTDPQTDLAVVKIEAENLIPAKMGDSDKMKTGQWAIAVGNPFGFSHTVSVGVISATGRSGVGIAQYEDFLQTDAAINPGNSGGPLVNIKGEVVGINTAIFTRTGGYQGIGFAIPVNMAKAVLRDLINVGKVTRGWLGVVIQNLDPSLAKQFDVEVTEGVLIGDVQDNSPAKEGGFERGDIVIRYDNKEIGDLNQLRNMVAQTAVGNEVEIKVLRSGEEKMLKVTIGEQPADMFAGGLSPAGKDLGLTVQDLTEALAGSMGYEGESGVLVSSVEPGSAAAQADIKEGDLIKETNREKIANVKEFKDALSKIEKGKDILFLVRRGMHTRFVIIKEDSK; from the coding sequence ATGAGAAAATATTTTATGGTATTTTTTATTGCGTTGGTCTGCGGAGGCATGAGTTTGTCCGGCACCACCAGCAATGCGGAGACAGATGCAGAAAAGCTGGACATGCTTTCTAAGAAGCTTGAGGAGCTGAGTGGCTCTGCGCAAACGCTGGAAGAGTCACTGGAGTTTGTTGCTGAATATGTCAAACCTTCGGTCGTTTCCCTCACAACAGTAAAAACATTTAAACATCCTTCGCAGGGTTTCCATGGGGACAGAGGCGAAAGAGGAAGAGACCCTTTTCATGATTTTTATGGAAAAAATTATGACCGGTACAAACAGAAAGCCCCGGAAAGAGAATTTAAGGCTCAAAGTCTTGGATCTGGAGTGATTGTTCAGGTTGATGGGACGAATGGATATATTTTAACGAATAACCATGTCGTTGAGAATATGGAAGAGTTAAAGGTTAAGCTTGGCAATAAAAGAGAATATGATGCTGTGATAATCGGTACTGATCCTCAGACAGATCTGGCTGTGGTAAAAATTGAGGCGGAAAACTTGATTCCGGCAAAGATGGGTGATTCTGATAAAATGAAGACTGGCCAGTGGGCAATAGCTGTTGGTAATCCCTTTGGTTTCAGCCACACTGTTTCGGTTGGCGTAATAAGTGCTACCGGCAGATCCGGAGTTGGAATAGCCCAGTATGAGGACTTTCTTCAGACCGATGCAGCTATCAATCCGGGAAATAGTGGAGGTCCTCTTGTGAATATAAAGGGTGAAGTGGTGGGGATAAATACCGCAATCTTTACTCGTACGGGAGGATATCAGGGGATTGGATTTGCGATACCTGTGAACATGGCAAAAGCTGTATTGAGAGACTTGATTAATGTAGGAAAGGTTACCCGTGGTTGGCTGGGTGTTGTAATTCAGAATCTTGATCCGTCACTTGCCAAGCAATTTGATGTTGAAGTTACCGAAGGAGTCTTGATTGGCGATGTGCAGGACAATTCCCCGGCAAAAGAGGGTGGTTTCGAGCGGGGAGATATTGTGATCAGGTATGATAATAAAGAGATAGGTGATTTGAATCAGTTGCGGAATATGGTCGCTCAGACTGCGGTTGGTAATGAGGTAGAGATTAAAGTGCTGCGGAGTGGTGAAGAGAAAATGCTGAAAGTCACGATTGGAGAACAACCTGCAGACATGTTTGCAGGAGGACTATCTCCGGCAGGTAAAGATTTAGGGCTGACGGTTCAGGATTTGACAGAAGCGTTGGCTGGTAGCATGGGTTATGAAGGAGAAAGTGGTGTCCTTGTCTCGTCTGTCGAGCCGGGAAGTGCAGCCGCTCAAGCTGATATTAAAGAGGGGGACTTGATTAAGGAAACTAATCGAGAAAAAATTGCTAATGTAAAAGAGTTTAAAGATGCTTTAAGCAAAATTGAAAAGGGCAAGGATATCTTGTTTCTTGTACGAAGAGGCATGCATACAAGGTTTGTGATAATCAAAGAGGATAGTAAATAA